The proteins below come from a single Macaca fascicularis isolate 582-1 chromosome 9, T2T-MFA8v1.1 genomic window:
- the GBF1 gene encoding Golgi-specific brefeldin A-resistance guanine nucleotide exchange factor 1 isoform X24, with product MENMADAVTHARFVGTDPASDEVVLMKILQVLRTLLLTPVGAHLTNESVCEIMQSCFRICFEMRLSELLRKSAEHTLVDMVQLLFTRLPQFKEEPKNYVGTNMKKLKMRAGGMSDSSKWKKQKRSPRPPRHMTKVTPGSELPTPNGTTLSSNLTGGMPFIDVPTPISSASSEAASAVVSPSTDSGLEFSSQTTSKEDLTDLEQPGSPGYSTATEPGSSELGVPEQSDLQEGTHVEKSQSASVESIPEVLEECTSPADHSDSASVHDMDYVNPRGVRFTQSSQKEGTALVPYGLPCIRELFRFLISLTNPHDRHNSEVMIHMGLHLLTVALESAPVAQCQTLLGLIKDEMCRHLFQLLSIERLNLYAASLRVCFLLFESMREHLKFQMEMYIKKLMEIITVENPKMPYEMKEMALEAIVQLWRIPSFVTELYINYDCDYYCSNLFEDLTKLLSKNAFPVSGQLYTTHLLSLDALLTVIDSTEAHCQAKVLNSITQQEKKETARPSCEIVDGTREASNTERAASDGKAVGMASDIPGLHLPGGGRLPPEHGKPGCSDLEEAGDSGADKKFARKPPRFSCLLPDPRELIEIKNKKKLLITGTEQFNQKPKKGIQFLQEKGLLTIPMDNTEVAQWLRENPRLDKKMIGEFVSDRKNIDLLESFVSTFSFQGLRLDEALRLYLEAFRLPGEAPVIQRLLEAFTERWMNCNGSPFANSDACFSLAYAVIMLNTDQHNHNVRKQNAPMTLEEFRKNLKGVNGGKDFEQDILEDMYHAIKNEEIVMPEEQTGLVRENYVWNVLLHRGATPEGIFLRVPTASYDLDLFTMTWGPTIAALSYVFDKSLEETIIQKAISGFRKCAMISAHYGLSDVFDNLIISLCKFTALSSESIENLPSVFGSNPKAHIAAKTVFHLAHRHGDILREGWKNIMEAMLQLFRAQLLPKAMVEVEDFVDPNGKISLQREETPSNRGESTVLSFVSWLTLSGPEQSSVRGPSTENQEAKRVALECIKQCDPEKMITESKFLQLESLQELMKALVSVTPDEETYDEEDAAFCLEMLLRIVLENRDRVGCVWQTVRDHLYHLCVQAQDFCFLVERAVVGLLRLAIRLLRREEISGQVLLSLRILLLMKPSVLSRVSHQVAYGLHELLKTNAANIHSGDDWATLFTLLECIGSGVKPPATLQATARADAPDAGAQSDSELPSYHQNDVSLDRGYTSDSEVYTDHARPGKIHRSATDADVVNSGWLVVGKDDIDNSKPGPSRPGPSPLINQYSLTVGLDLGPHDTKSLLKCVESLSFIVRDAAHITPDNFELCVKTLRIFVEASLNGGCKCQEKRGKSHKYDSKGNRFKKKSKEGSMLRRPRTSSQHASRGGQSDDEEDEGVPASYHTVSLQVSQDLLDLMHTLHTRAASIYSSWAEEQRHLEADGHKIEADSRTLWAHCWCPLLQGIACLCCDARRQVRMQALTYLQRALLVHDLQKLDALEWESCFNKVLFPLLTKLLENISPADVGGMEETRMRASTLLSKVFLQHLSPLLSLSTFAALWLTILDFMDKYMHAGSSDLLSEAIPESLKNMLLVMDTAEIFHSADARGGGPSALWEITWERIDCFLPHLRDELFKQTVIQDPMPMEPHGPKPLASAHLTSAAGDTRTPGHPPPPEIPSELGACDFEKPEGPRAASSSSPGSPVASSPSRLSPTPDGPPPLAQPPLILQPLASPLQVGVPPMTLPIILNPALIEATSPVPLLATPRPTDPIPTSEVN from the exons CTGAAAATGAGAGCAGGAGGCATGAGTGATTCATCCAAGTGGAAGAAACAGAAGAGATCCCCTCGGCCCCCACGCCATATGACCAAAGTCACACCAGGTTCAGAGCTGCCCACTCCCAATGGAACCACCTTATCATCTAACCTCACTG GTGGCATGCCCTTCATTGATGTGCCCACTCCCATCTCCTCTGCAAGTTCAGAAGCTGCCTCAGCAGTGGTCAGTCCCTCTACAGACAGTGGCCTGGAATTCTCCTCCCAAACCACTTCCAAGGAAGACCTTACTGATCTAGAGCAACCTGGCTCTCCAGGGTACAGCACAGCTACAGAGCCTGGGAGCAGTGAGCTAGGTGTTCCCGAGCAATCTGACCTCCAG GAAGGGACCCATGTGGAAAAGTCCCAGTCAGCATCTGTGGAGTCCATCCCTGAAGTGTTAGAGGAGTGCACATCCCCTGCTGACCACTCTGACTCTGCCTCTGTCCATGACATGGATTACGTCAATCCCCGGGGCGTGCGCTTTACACAGTCCTCCCAGAAAGAAG GCACAGCTTTGGTCCCCTATGGTCTTCCCTGCATCCGCGAGCTCTTCCGATTCCTCATCTCCCTCACCAATCCACACGACCGCCATAACTCAGAGGTTATGATTCACATGGGACTGCATTTGCTGACAGTGGCCCTTGAGTCAGCCCCTGTAGCCCAGTGCCAGACCCTCCTGGGCCTCATCAAGGATGAGATGTGCCGTCATTTATTCCAG CTACTCAGCATAGAGCGACTGAACCTTTATGCTGCTTCCCTGCGAGTATGCTTCCTACTGTTTGAGAGCATGCGGGAACACCTCAAGTTCCAAATGGAG atgtacatcaaaaagcttatggaGATCATCACTGTGGAGAACCCCAAGATGCCTTACGAGATGAAGGAGATGGCACTGGAGGCCATTGTGCAGCTCTGGCGCATCCCCAGCTTTGTCACAGAGCTCTACATCAACTATGATTGTGACTACTACTGTTCCAACCTCTTTGAGGACCTCACAAAGCTGCTGTCCAAG AATGCCTTCCCTGTGTCTGGTCAACTCTATACAACACACCTACTATCTCTTGATGCCCTATTGACAGTGATTGACAGCACCGAGGCCCACTGCCAGGCCAAAGTCCTCAACAGCATCACCCAGCAAGAGAAGAAGGAGACAGCCAGACCAAGCTGTGAGATAGTAGATGGCACCCGAGAAGCTAGCAATA CTGAGAGAGCAGCCAGCGATGGGAAAGCTGTAGGCATGGCCTCAGACATCCCAGGCCTGCATCTGCCAGGTGGAGGGCGGCTGCCACCAGAACATGGGAAACCAGGATGCAGTGATCTGGAGGAAGCTGGTGACTCTGGGG CTGACAAAAAGTTTGCCCGGAAGCCACCTCGATTTTCCTGTCTCCTGCCAGATCCACGGGAactaattgaaattaaaaacaaaaagaag CTGCTAATCACTGGCACAGAGCAGTTCAATCAGAAACCAAAGAAGGGGATTCAGTTTCTGCAAGAAAAAGGCCTCCTCACCATCCCAATGGACAACACAGAGGTTGCTCAGTGGCTCCGAGAGAACCCTCGGTTGGACAAGAAAATGATTGGAGAGTTTGTGAGTGACCGCAAAAACATTGACCTGTTGGAGAGCTTTGTGAG TACCTTCAGTTTTCAGGGTCTGCGACTGGACGAAGCTCTCCGCCTCTACCTGGAAGCCTTCCGTTTGCCTGGGGAAGCACCAGTCATCCAGAGGTTGCTGGAGGCATTCACGGAGCGTTGGATG AATTGTAATGGCTCCCCATTTGCCAATAGCGATGCCTGCTTTTCCCTGGCCTATGCTGTCATCATGCTTAATACTGACCAGCACAACCACAATGTTCGTAAACAGAATGCACCCATGACCCTGGAG GAGTTTCGCAAAAATCTAAAAGGTGTGAATGGAGGCAAGGACTTTGAGCAAGACATCCTGGAGGACATGTACCATGCCATCAA GAATGAGGAAATTGTAATGCCTGAGGAGCAGACGGGCTTGGTTCGGGAGAACTATGTGTGGAATGTGCTGCTTCATCGAGGTGCCACCCCTGAGGGCATATTCCTGCGTGTGCCTACTGCCAGCTATGATCTTGACCTCTTCACCATGACCTGGGGCCCCACTATTGCTGCTCTCTCTTATGTCTTTGACAAAAGCCTTGAGGAGACAATCATCCAGAAAGCCATCTCAGGCTTCAG GAAGTGCGCCATGATCTCCGCCCACTATGGCCTCAGCGATGTGTTTGACAATCTCATCATCTCTCTATGCAAATTCACAGCTCTCAGCAGTGAG TCTATTGAGAATCTGCCCAGTGTATTTGGAAGCAACCCTAAAGCCCATATTGCAGCCAAGACAGTATTCCATTTGGCCCATCGTCATGGTGACATCCTGCGGGAGGGCTGGAAGAATATCATGGAGGCCATGCTGCAGCTCTTCCGAGCCCAACTACTGCCCAAGGCTATGGTAGAG GTAGAAGATTTTGTGGATCCCAATGGCAAGATCTCTCTACAGCGGGAAGAGACACCATCAAACCG AGGAGAGTCAACAGTGCTGAGCTTTGTGAGCTGGCTAACACTGAGTGGGCCTGAGCAGTCTAGTGTGCGGGGCCCATCCACTGAAAACCAAGAGGCCAAGAGAGTGGCCTTAGAGTGTATAAAG CAATGTGACCCAGAAAAAATGATCACAGAAAGCAAGTTCCTCCAGCTGGAGTCACTACAGGAGCTCATGAAG GCTCTGGTCTCAGTGACACCAGATGAAGAGACATATGATGAGGAAGATGCTGCTTTCTGCCTAGAGATGCTACTAAGGATTGTGTTGGAGAACAG GGATCGTGTGGGCTGTGTGTGGCAGACTGTTCGAGACCATCTATACCACCTCTGTGTTCAGGCACAAGATTTCTGCTTCCTTGTGGAGCGGGCAGTGGTGGGGTTGCTACGCCTGGCCATTCGGCTGCTCCGGAGAGAAGAGATCAGTGGTCAG GTACTGCTCTCCCTGCGCATTTTGCTACTGATGAAGCCCAGTGTGCTATCCCGAGTCAGCCACCAGGTTGCGTATGGGCTCCATGAACTCCTGAAGACCAACGCAGCCAACATTCACTCAGGTGATGACTGGGCCACACTCTTCACGCTGCTGGAGTGCATCGGCTCAGGTGTGAAGCctccagctactctgcaggccaCAGCCAGGGCAGATGCACCTGATGCTG GGGCCCAGTCAGACAGTGAGCTCCCATCCTACCATCAAAATGATGTGAGCCTGGATCGAGGGTACACTTCTGACTCAGAGGTCTACACTGACCATGCCAGGCCGGGCAAGATACACCGATCAGCCACAGATGCCGATGTGGTCAACAGTGGTTGGTTAGTG GTCGGGAAGGATGACATTGATAACTCCAAGCCAGGGCCCAGCCGCCCAGGCCCTTCACCCCTGATCAATCAATACAGCCTAACAGTGGGACTGGATTTGGGGCCACACGACACTAAGTCTCTGCTTAAGTGTGTGGAATCGCTGTCCTTCATTGTTCGTGATGCTGCCCACATCACACCTGACAACTTTGAGCTCTGTGTCAAGACTCTCCGGATCTTTGTGGAGGCCAGTCTGAATGGCG GATGCAAGTGCCAGGAGAAACGTGGCAAGAGTCACAAATATGACAGCAAAGGGAACCGCTTCAAGAAGAAATCCAAAGAGGGATCAATGCTTCGTCGGCCTCGAACCTCCAGCCAACATGCCTCTCGGGGTGGGCAGAGTGATGATGAGGAGGATGAAGGCGTGCCTGCCAGCTACCATACGGTGTCTTTACAGGTCAGTCAGGAC TTGCTAGACCTGATGCACACCCTGCACACGCGGGCAGCCTCTATCTACAGCTCATGGGCGGAGGAGCAACGCCACCTGGAGGCAGATGGCCACAAGATCGAAGCTGATTCTCGCACCCTCTGGGCCCACTGCTGGTGCCCTTTACTGCAGG GTATTGCCTGCCTGTGCTGCGATGCCCGGCGCCAGGTACGGATGCAGGCATTGACCTATCTGCAGCGAGCACTACTTGTACATGATCTGCAAAAGCTAGATGCCCTGGAATGGGAGTCCTGTTTTAACAAG GTGCTGTTTCCTCTACTTACCAAGCTCTTGGAGAACATCAGCCCTGCAGATGTGGGCGGGATGGAGGAGACCCGGATGAGGGCTTCCACACTGCTCTCTAAG GTCTTCCTGCAGCACCTGTCTCCACTGCTGTCGCTCTCTACCTTTGCGGCACTCTGGCTCACCATCTTGGACTTCATGGACAAGTACATGCACGCAGGCTCCAGCGACTTACTG TCAGAGGCGATCCCTGAGTCTCTGAAGAACATGCTTCTGGTGATGGACACAGCGGAGATTTTCCACAGTGCAGATGCACGGGGAGGTGGCCCCTCAGCCCTCTGGGAGATCACCTGGGAGCGCATTGACTGTTTTCTGCCTCACCTACGAGATGAACTCTTCAAGCAGACCGTCATCCAGG accccatgcccatggagcctcatGGCCCAAAGCCTCTCGCCTCAGCCCACCTGACTTCTGCTGCTGGTGATACCAGGACACCTGGACATCCACCTCCCCCAGAGATTCCATCTGAGCTGGGGGCCTGTG ACTTTGAGAAGCCCGAGGGCCCCCGAGCCGCCAGCAGCAGCTCCCCAGGATCACCAGTAGCCTCAAGCCCCAGCAGGCTGAGCCCCACCCCCGATGGGCCTCCACCTCTGGCTCAGCCCCCACTGATCCTGCAGCCCCTGGCTTCCCCACTGCAGGTGGGCGTGCCACCCATGACTCTGCCCATCATCCTCAACCCTGCGCTCATCGAGGCCACCTCACCAGTGCCCCTCCTGGCCACACCCCGCCCCACAGATCCCATACCCACCTCTGAGGTCAACTAA